In one window of Arachis ipaensis cultivar K30076 chromosome B06, Araip1.1, whole genome shotgun sequence DNA:
- the LOC107646478 gene encoding uncharacterized protein LOC107646478, with amino-acid sequence MRALVRVSNNYLCSSFSQIHKSQYRSIFSTPQLQASWMDKVKNVFTGQNPKQNDSSAESFTLLRFADEMKNARRIGTFKQFVVGRSSEVTFTTAFEKYEAILRCLANFDPTGENLTRDQKQEAAKHCNSTLVEVENTLAKFTWAKLAQKKIEKLKEEGKPLPTTISEVQKLVGSTPLDLARSNMAQGGHVFSRASVLLVLAKLDFSLNLCCGKTSRKSGVVN; translated from the exons ATGCGTGCACTCGTGAGAGTGAGCAATAACTATCTTTGCTCATCCTTTAGCCAAATCCACAAGTCACAGTATCGCTCCATCTTCTCTACACCACAGCTTCAGGCCTCATGGATGGACAAGGTCAAAAACGTCTTTACAGGCCAAAACCCCAAGCAAAACGACTCCTCCGCCGAATCGTTCACCCTCCTCC GCTTTGCGGATGAAATGAAGAACGCAAGAAGGATCGGCACCTTTAAGCAGTTTGTGGTTGGAAGAAGCAGCGAAGTCACCTTCACCACCGCCTTCGAAAAATACGAAGCTATCCTTCGATGCCTCGCCAATTTTGATCCTACCGGAGAG AATCTGACTAGGGATCAAAAACAAGAAGCGGCAAAGCATTGTAACTCGACGCTTGTTGAAGTTGAGAATACGCTTGCCAAGTTCACTTGGGCGAAGTTAGCACAGAAGAAGATTGAGAAGTTAAAAGAAGAGGGAAAACCATTGCCCACAACTATTAGCGAG GTCCAAAAGCTGGTTGGTTCAACTCCATTGGATCTTGCAAGGTCTAATATGGCTCAGGGTGGACATGTTTTTTCCAGAGCTTCAGTTCTATTAGTTCTGGCTAAACTGGATTTCTCACTTAACTT GTGTTGTGGAAAGACTTCAAGAAAATCAGGGGTTGTAAATTAA